The proteins below are encoded in one region of Conger conger chromosome 17, fConCon1.1, whole genome shotgun sequence:
- the galnt13 gene encoding polypeptide N-acetylgalactosaminyltransferase 13 — protein sequence MRRFVYCKVVLTTSLVWVLLDVFLLLYFSECNKCDDRKDRSLLPALRAVISRGVEGPGEMGKAVLIPKDNQEKMKELFKINQFNLMASDLIALNRSLPDVRLDGCKTKVYPDDLPNTSIVIVFHNEAWSTLLRTVHSVINRSPRHLLLEILLVDDASERDFLKEKLESYVRTLEVPVRILRMEQRSGLIRARLRGAAATRGQVITFLDAHCECTAGWLEPLLSRIKEERRSVVCPIIDVISDDTFEYMAGSDMTYGGFNWKLNFRWYPVPQREMDRRKGDRTLPVRTPTMAGGLFSIDRAYFEEIGTYDPGMDIWGGENLEMSFRIWQCGGSLEIVTCSHVGHVFRKATPYSFPGGTGQVINKNNRRLAEVWMDDFKDFFYIISPGVVKVDYGDVSSRKALREALQCRPFSWYLENIYPDSQIPRRYFSLGEIRNVETNQCVDNMGRKENEKVGFFNCHGMGGNQVFSYTADKEIRTDDLCLDVSRLNGPVIMLKCHHLKGNQMFEYDAERLTLLHVNSNQCLDMPAEEDKMAPTLRDCTGSRSQQWLLRNMTVSA from the exons CGGTCATATCGCGGGGCGTTGAAGGCCCAGGGGAGATGGGGAAGGCCGTGCTCATCCCGAAGGACAACCAGGAGAAGATGAAGGAGCTCTTCAAGATCAACCAGTTCAACCTCATGGCGAGCGATCTGATAGCGCTCAACAGGAGTCTGCCTGACGTGCGGCTCGACGG CTGCAAGACGAAGGTGTACCCGGACGACCTGCCCAACACCAGCATCGTCATCGTGTTCCACAACGAGGCCTGGAGCACCCTGCTACGCACGGTCCACAGCGTCATCAACCGCTCGCCCCGCCACCTGCTGCTGGAGATCCTGCTGGTGGACGACGCCAGCGAGAGAG ACTTCCTGAAGGAGAAGCTGGAGAGCTACGTGCGGACCCTGGAGGTGCCGGTGCGGATCCTGAGGATGGAGCAGCGCTCCGGGCTAATACGGGCGCGGCTCCGGGGAGCGGCGGCCACGCGGGGGCAGGTCATCACCTTCCTGGATGCCCACTGCGAATGCACGGCCGGCTGGCTGGAGCCCCTGCTGTCTCGGATCAAAGAGGAACG GAGGTCTGTGGTGTGCCCGATTATCGACGTCATCAGCGACGACACGTTCGAGTACATGGCCGGATCCGACATGACGTACGGCGGATTCAACTGGAAGCTGAACTTCCGCTGGTACCCCGTGCCTCAGAGGGAGATGGACCGACGGAAAGGGGACAGAACGCTCCCAGTCAG AACCCCCACCATGGCCGGAGGCCTGTTCTCCATTGACAGAGCCTACTTTGAGGAAATTGGAACGTATGATCCTGGAATGGATATCTGGGGTGGAGAGAACCTTGAAATGTCTTTCAGG ATTTGGCAGTGCGGAGGCTCTCTGGAGATCGTCACGTGTTCGCACGTGGGCCATGTGTTCCGGAAGGCCACCCCCTACAGCTTCCCCGGGGGCACGGGCCAAGTCATCAACAAGAACAACAGGCGCCTGGCGGAGGTCTGGATGGACGACTTCAAAGACTTCTTCTACATCATATCCCCAG gtgtgGTAAAGGTGGACTACGGGGACGTTTCTTCACGGAAAGCCCTGCGGGAGGCTCTCCAGTGCAGGCCCTTCTCCTGGTACCTGGAGAACATTTACCCCGACTCCCAGATCCCCCGGAGATACTTCTCGCTTGGTGAA ATCAGAAATGTGGAGACCAATCAGTGTGTGGACAACATGGGGAGGAAGGAGAACGAGAAGGTGGGCTTCTTCAACTGCCACGGAATGGGCGGGAACCAG GTGTTCTCCTACACGGCCGATAAGGAGATCCGCACGGACGACTTGTGTCTGGACGTGTCCCGTCTCAACGGGCCCGTGATCATGCTGAAGTGTCACCACCTGAAGGGGAACCAGATGTTCGAGTACGACGCAGAG AGGCTGACGCTCCTGCACGTCAACAGTAACCAGTGCCTGGACATGCCCGCGGAGGAGGACAAGATGGCCCCCACCCTGAGGGACTGCACGGGCAGCCGCTCCCAGCAGTGGCTCCTGAGGAACATGACCGTGAGTGCCTGA